One Fuerstiella marisgermanici DNA window includes the following coding sequences:
- a CDS encoding IS3 family transposase yields MQEKFDVSERHACRTVGQHRSVHRREPVVRDDEAALVKRMLELVREHPRFGYRRICRLLRREEFVVNRKRMYRLWRREGLKVCRRTKKRRGTGGSKNACHVHRSRGKNDVWAWDFVFDYTTNGTQLKWLTVVDEFTRECVALKVSRSIKADDVIDTLCELIAARGVPNHIRSDNGPEFIAKAIGKWLKQTGVSALYVEPGSPWQNGYSESFNSKLRDEFLNVEEFESVRDAVQMTKEFQRQYNEVRPHSALDYQTPNEFAAMQPSVRARQTGAAPTTFAITST; encoded by the coding sequence GTGCAGGAGAAGTTCGACGTTTCGGAACGTCACGCGTGCCGAACGGTTGGTCAGCATCGTTCGGTTCATCGTCGTGAACCCGTTGTTCGCGATGATGAGGCGGCGTTGGTGAAGCGAATGCTGGAGCTGGTTCGTGAGCATCCGCGATTTGGTTATCGGCGTATCTGTCGTCTTCTTCGTCGCGAAGAATTCGTGGTGAACAGGAAGCGAATGTATCGCCTTTGGCGTCGTGAAGGCCTGAAGGTCTGTCGACGAACGAAGAAGCGGCGTGGCACTGGCGGCAGTAAAAACGCTTGTCATGTTCACCGATCGCGGGGAAAAAACGACGTATGGGCGTGGGATTTTGTGTTTGACTACACAACGAATGGAACTCAGTTGAAGTGGCTGACCGTTGTTGACGAATTCACTCGGGAGTGCGTTGCGTTGAAAGTTTCTCGCAGTATCAAAGCCGACGACGTGATCGACACGTTGTGTGAATTGATCGCTGCTCGCGGTGTTCCGAACCACATTCGCAGCGACAACGGCCCAGAGTTTATCGCGAAGGCGATTGGCAAGTGGCTGAAACAAACAGGCGTCTCGGCGCTGTACGTCGAGCCGGGATCGCCGTGGCAGAACGGGTATTCCGAGAGTTTCAATTCGAAGCTTCGCGATGAATTTCTGAACGTGGAAGAGTTTGAAAGTGTTCGCGATGCCGTACAGATGACGAAGGAATTTCAACGTCAGTACAACGAAGTTCGTCCGCACAGCGCGTTGGACTACCAGACACCGAATGAGTTCGCGGCGATGCAGCCTTCGGTTCGAGCTCGACAGACGGGAGCCGCCCCGACCACCTTCGCCATCACCTCGACCTGA
- a CDS encoding transposase: MSKKRERHTPEQIVRKLRDADAMLTSGKSLGEVVQSLAVSEATYHRWRQQYGGMKAEEAKRLKELEVENARLKKLLAEAELDKAMLKEIAEGNF; this comes from the coding sequence ATGTCGAAGAAACGTGAACGTCACACTCCGGAGCAGATTGTTCGGAAGCTTCGTGATGCGGATGCGATGCTGACGAGCGGCAAGTCGCTCGGTGAGGTTGTTCAATCGCTGGCTGTCAGTGAAGCGACGTATCATCGCTGGCGTCAGCAGTACGGCGGGATGAAGGCCGAGGAAGCAAAGCGTCTGAAGGAACTGGAAGTTGAGAACGCTCGGCTTAAGAAGCTGCTTGCGGAAGCGGAACTCGACAAGGCAATGCTGAAGGAGATCGCGGAGGGAAACTTCTGA
- a CDS encoding superoxide dismutase family protein encodes MKTTHFGITATALSGLVIFLAPATAFLQDDDHREKGHHDNGAEREMPTEGVAVLVPTKGNEVFGTLTLQQQDDHVLVRGKVHGLKPGKHGFHIHQFGDLRDPEGKSAGGHYNPHGTKHGAPDDHERHPGDLGNIEANSEGVAEVNKKAKGLKLHFVLGRSFVVHAGMDDLKSQPSGDAGPRVAVGVIGFAEVKK; translated from the coding sequence ATGAAGACCACTCACTTCGGAATCACCGCAACAGCTCTATCAGGATTGGTCATCTTCCTGGCTCCCGCAACGGCCTTCCTTCAGGACGATGATCACCGGGAAAAGGGGCATCACGACAATGGTGCTGAGCGGGAAATGCCCACAGAAGGTGTGGCGGTGCTGGTGCCAACGAAGGGCAACGAAGTTTTTGGAACCCTGACTCTGCAGCAGCAGGACGATCACGTACTGGTTCGCGGTAAAGTTCATGGTCTGAAGCCGGGAAAACACGGATTCCATATTCACCAGTTTGGCGACCTGCGAGATCCGGAAGGGAAGTCGGCCGGAGGACATTACAACCCCCACGGGACGAAGCACGGCGCTCCAGACGATCACGAGCGTCATCCCGGGGATCTCGGGAACATCGAAGCGAATTCCGAAGGGGTGGCTGAGGTTAACAAAAAGGCAAAGGGGCTGAAGTTGCACTTCGTGCTTGGCCGCTCTTTCGTGGTTCATGCGGGAATGGATGACCTGAAGAGCCAACCGTCCGGTGATGCTGGTCCGCGAGTTGCCGTGGGTGTGATTGGCTTTGCTGAGGTCAAGAAATGA
- a CDS encoding cation diffusion facilitator family transporter, protein MLPKAARILMEGAPHDVDLQAMIDRLRAIDGAEDIHHVHLWELYEAHQAFEAHVQIQQTDAGQLESIKARLKQILSQEFGVTHSTLEFEFESAHGGCASADMIADGNCSPNKR, encoded by the coding sequence ATGCTGCCCAAAGCCGCGCGAATTCTCATGGAAGGCGCTCCGCACGACGTCGACCTGCAAGCGATGATCGATCGGCTACGTGCTATCGACGGTGCGGAAGACATTCACCACGTGCACTTGTGGGAACTGTACGAAGCTCACCAGGCGTTCGAAGCTCACGTACAAATCCAGCAGACAGACGCTGGGCAGTTGGAATCCATTAAAGCGCGCCTGAAACAGATTCTTAGCCAGGAATTCGGCGTTACTCATTCCACGCTTGAGTTCGAGTTTGAATCGGCGCACGGCGGATGTGCTTCGGCCGACATGATTGCGGACGGGAATTGTTCCCCAAACAAACGTTAA
- a CDS encoding MgtC/SapB family protein — protein MNLTTELIAFGPVAFAGLLGGIIGLEREMADKPAGLRTHIFVASGAALLVLLGESSIDFFQRQGSESVVEADPVRIVQAIVIGISFLGAGTIIHRGGNEVEGLTTAASIFLTAGIGIAVGVGRYILATETAVFAVSVLIGVRWLERYLLGTNPREEN, from the coding sequence ATGAACCTCACCACCGAACTCATTGCCTTTGGACCTGTCGCCTTCGCTGGCCTGCTGGGAGGAATCATCGGTCTCGAACGAGAGATGGCTGACAAACCCGCCGGCCTGCGAACACATATCTTTGTCGCATCCGGTGCCGCGCTGCTGGTGCTGCTTGGCGAAAGTTCGATCGACTTCTTCCAACGACAGGGATCAGAATCAGTTGTTGAAGCGGACCCGGTTCGAATCGTGCAGGCGATCGTAATCGGAATCAGCTTTCTGGGAGCCGGCACCATCATTCATCGCGGTGGCAATGAAGTGGAAGGACTCACCACCGCAGCATCCATCTTTCTGACGGCGGGGATCGGCATTGCTGTGGGCGTTGGACGCTATATCCTGGCAACCGAGACCGCCGTGTTCGCAGTCTCGGTTTTGATTGGCGTTCGCTGGCTTGAACGGTACCTGCTGGGAACTAATCCACGAGAAGAAAACTGA
- a CDS encoding mechanosensitive ion channel domain-containing protein has translation MTISKISFALFVALLTISAHAIPITVAAPQDGDAASEPSADEESESPAADDEVVGTDEDVAVKVDAVADDDVIQQRLQKIFAASDWFVSPEVEVNEGIVIISGRTDTDQRRNWASDVARRTEDVVAVVNNITVSQSVRLSESMETVGASLTTLWTEFLKQVPLMVAALAIILLTWLVARIAVSVVNKTAKRSHLRHGLQDLLLQLTTCGVWVVGLMVAAIVMFPGMTPAKLLTVLGLSSVAIGFAFKDIFENFFAGVLILWRFPFDKGDFIECGEVSGCVEDITVRMTSIRQVDGQLVVLPNAMLFKQPVYVLTSKASRRTTVICGIAYDEDVATARKVIQEAVQKCESVDTGHDVEIFAREFADSSINFEVTWWTGSTPLDERKSRDEVVESVKGSLDDAGIEIPFPYRTLTFKEPLTVANSEAASNDA, from the coding sequence ATGACGATCAGCAAGATCAGTTTCGCTCTTTTCGTGGCGTTACTCACCATTTCTGCTCATGCCATTCCGATAACAGTCGCCGCGCCTCAAGACGGCGATGCGGCGTCGGAACCTTCGGCGGACGAAGAAAGCGAAAGTCCAGCGGCTGATGACGAAGTCGTCGGGACCGATGAAGATGTTGCTGTAAAGGTTGACGCCGTTGCAGATGACGATGTCATTCAACAGCGTCTGCAAAAGATTTTTGCTGCATCAGACTGGTTCGTCTCGCCGGAAGTGGAAGTCAATGAAGGCATCGTGATTATTTCCGGACGTACGGACACTGACCAAAGACGGAACTGGGCCAGCGATGTCGCTCGACGCACCGAAGACGTGGTCGCCGTAGTCAACAACATCACTGTGTCGCAGAGCGTACGTCTTAGCGAATCGATGGAAACTGTCGGCGCCAGTCTGACGACGTTGTGGACAGAGTTTCTGAAACAGGTGCCGTTAATGGTCGCGGCACTGGCCATTATCCTGCTTACGTGGCTGGTCGCACGTATTGCCGTGTCCGTGGTGAACAAGACAGCAAAACGCAGCCACCTTCGACATGGACTGCAGGATCTACTGCTTCAGCTGACGACCTGCGGTGTCTGGGTAGTCGGGTTGATGGTCGCGGCAATCGTCATGTTTCCCGGCATGACCCCGGCCAAGTTGCTGACAGTGTTGGGGCTTAGTTCGGTCGCAATCGGTTTTGCGTTCAAGGACATCTTTGAAAACTTTTTCGCCGGAGTCCTGATCCTGTGGCGATTCCCCTTCGACAAAGGCGACTTCATCGAATGCGGAGAGGTGAGCGGATGTGTCGAGGATATCACGGTTCGAATGACCAGTATCCGACAGGTCGACGGCCAACTGGTGGTCTTGCCCAACGCCATGCTGTTTAAGCAGCCAGTGTACGTGCTGACCAGCAAAGCGTCTCGGCGAACGACGGTGATCTGTGGCATCGCCTACGACGAAGACGTCGCAACAGCTCGCAAAGTTATTCAGGAAGCCGTCCAGAAGTGCGAATCCGTCGACACCGGCCACGATGTTGAAATCTTTGCTCGCGAGTTCGCGGATTCGAGTATCAACTTTGAAGTCACCTGGTGGACTGGTTCCACTCCGCTGGACGAACGCAAATCGCGAGACGAAGTCGTCGAAAGCGTGAAAGGGTCGCTCGACGATGCGGGAATCGAAATTCCGTTCCCGTATCGCACACTGACTTTCAAAGAGCCACTGACGGTCGCGAACTCAGAAGCCGCATCCAACGACGCGTAA
- a CDS encoding sodium:calcium antiporter — protein sequence MSILQFTENAIWLNALIFAIGAIGVWSAGTKLSAHVDLFADRTGLGKAFAGALLLGGATSLPEIATTLTAASSGAAKLAGTNLLGGVAMQIAVLAMVDALLVRGRALTFFSPQSSLLMIGVMLIGLIALASAAVSSGELVSFAGVGLWPILLFAAYLFSLWVIHKYEGDSRWEPRGEIAEPPESARDLKDAHTLKYRDTATAALVGFFCLACAGVLVGGYFVARTGEAIAEQSGLGQNIVGATLVALATSLPEVSTTWGAVRFGAYSMAAANILGTNSLEVALFLPADIAYREGAIFDALDPSTGFLAAIGIVVTSLYLWGILERRDRTIFGMGRDSAAVLLVYVLGLAVYSTL from the coding sequence ATGTCCATTCTGCAATTCACCGAAAACGCGATCTGGCTGAACGCGCTGATCTTCGCAATCGGAGCGATCGGCGTTTGGTCGGCCGGAACGAAACTCAGCGCCCACGTCGACTTGTTCGCAGACCGCACCGGGCTGGGCAAAGCGTTTGCTGGAGCGTTATTGCTGGGCGGGGCGACCAGTCTTCCCGAAATCGCCACGACGCTGACTGCGGCGTCATCCGGGGCGGCAAAACTGGCGGGCACGAATCTACTGGGCGGGGTCGCCATGCAAATTGCCGTGCTGGCGATGGTGGATGCACTGCTGGTCCGAGGTCGGGCGCTGACCTTCTTTTCGCCGCAATCGTCGCTGCTGATGATTGGCGTGATGCTGATCGGTTTGATTGCTCTGGCATCGGCGGCCGTTTCCAGTGGTGAGCTGGTTTCATTCGCGGGCGTGGGGCTCTGGCCAATTCTGTTGTTCGCGGCGTACCTGTTTTCGTTGTGGGTGATTCACAAATACGAAGGCGATTCTCGCTGGGAACCGCGAGGAGAAATTGCGGAGCCACCAGAATCCGCTCGCGACTTAAAAGACGCTCACACGCTGAAGTATCGCGACACAGCCACGGCGGCTCTGGTCGGATTCTTCTGTCTGGCGTGCGCGGGAGTCCTTGTCGGCGGCTACTTTGTGGCTCGCACGGGAGAAGCCATTGCCGAACAATCGGGGCTGGGACAAAACATCGTGGGAGCCACTCTCGTGGCGTTGGCAACCAGTCTTCCTGAAGTCAGTACGACATGGGGAGCCGTTCGTTTCGGAGCCTACAGCATGGCAGCGGCCAACATTCTGGGCACGAATAGCCTCGAGGTCGCGTTGTTCCTGCCAGCAGACATCGCTTACCGCGAAGGTGCGATCTTTGATGCGCTGGACCCGTCGACCGGATTTCTGGCCGCTATTGGAATCGTCGTGACGAGTCTCTATCTCTGGGGAATTCTCGAACGCCGTGACCGCACGATTTTCGGCATGGGACGAGATTCCGCCGCAGTGCTGTTGGTCTATGTGCTGGGTCTGGCCGTGTATTCGACGCTATAA
- a CDS encoding SPW repeat domain-containing protein, producing the protein MWGRIVEIMTAVWLMLSPFIFRAQDNATLVWVDVLTGLSICTLAGLSWWKPTRYAHVLILFIAIGLVVHGRLDGTPPAPVHQNHIVVGLFLLMIAIIPNDASDPPKAWRANSADLT; encoded by the coding sequence ATGTGGGGACGTATTGTCGAAATCATGACCGCCGTCTGGTTGATGCTGAGTCCGTTTATCTTTCGAGCTCAAGACAACGCCACGCTGGTGTGGGTGGACGTTCTGACGGGCCTAAGCATCTGCACGCTGGCCGGTTTATCGTGGTGGAAGCCGACTCGGTACGCTCACGTCCTGATCCTTTTCATCGCGATTGGTCTTGTCGTTCATGGGCGGTTGGACGGGACACCGCCCGCCCCGGTTCATCAGAATCACATCGTTGTTGGATTGTTTCTGTTGATGATTGCCATTATCCCCAACGACGCATCTGATCCACCGAAAGCGTGGCGAGCGAACTCTGCAGACTTAACGTGA
- a CDS encoding vitamin K epoxide reductase family protein — MVNDAITVDDLNRHVPPYHHNPSAWSQRIPICLLAFVAAGISAHLSLYQWGLIETVWDPVFGEDSDKVLKSSAAKKMYAILGIHDAALGVLAYLGDAILGFAGSTRRWQYRPWLVILFGIDVIPLGIVSAILVVLQATVIGYWCFLCLVTAVISLILVYWAWDEVRASLKYLSIVWKETGSKRTLWRAFWGYREDAMDHAAETLLSRQTS; from the coding sequence ATGGTCAATGACGCAATCACAGTTGACGACTTGAATCGCCACGTCCCGCCATACCATCACAATCCTTCAGCGTGGTCTCAAAGAATTCCTATCTGCCTGCTGGCGTTCGTTGCTGCAGGCATCTCTGCTCATCTTTCCCTGTATCAATGGGGACTGATCGAAACAGTCTGGGATCCCGTGTTCGGCGAAGACAGCGACAAAGTGCTGAAGTCATCGGCTGCAAAAAAGATGTATGCGATTCTCGGCATCCACGATGCTGCCTTGGGAGTACTCGCCTATCTGGGTGATGCGATCCTCGGATTCGCAGGGTCAACTCGCCGATGGCAGTATCGTCCGTGGCTGGTGATTCTGTTTGGCATCGATGTGATTCCGCTGGGCATTGTCAGTGCCATCCTGGTCGTGCTGCAGGCCACAGTCATCGGCTACTGGTGCTTTCTGTGTCTGGTGACGGCGGTGATCTCGTTGATTTTGGTGTACTGGGCCTGGGATGAAGTACGAGCGTCGCTGAAGTATCTATCGATTGTCTGGAAAGAAACCGGCAGCAAACGAACTCTGTGGCGAGCCTTCTGGGGCTACCGCGAAGATGCCATGGATCACGCGGCGGAAACACTTCTGTCGCGACAGACCAGCTAA
- a CDS encoding type 1 glutamine amidotransferase domain-containing protein: MSDKNLNGKKIAFLATCGFEQCELTQPWEAVKKAGATVELVSLKSGKIQGMNHDEKADKFDVDRTVDQVSAEDYDGLVLPGGVANPDTLRTNDVAVDFVRDFFKQHKPVAAICHGPWTLIEADVVRDRKVTSWPSLKTDLQNAGANWVDEEVVCDEGLVTSRCPDDLEAFCCKAVEEFAEGKHAEQVA; encoded by the coding sequence ATGTCAGACAAGAATCTGAACGGTAAAAAAATCGCGTTCCTCGCCACCTGCGGCTTCGAACAGTGTGAGCTCACTCAGCCGTGGGAAGCAGTCAAGAAGGCTGGCGCGACTGTCGAACTGGTGTCGCTCAAGAGCGGCAAGATTCAGGGCATGAATCACGACGAGAAGGCAGACAAGTTCGACGTGGACCGCACCGTCGATCAGGTGAGTGCTGAAGACTACGACGGCCTGGTGTTACCCGGCGGTGTCGCGAATCCGGACACACTTCGAACAAACGACGTGGCCGTTGATTTTGTCCGCGACTTCTTCAAACAGCACAAACCGGTGGCCGCCATCTGCCACGGCCCGTGGACTCTGATCGAAGCCGACGTTGTGCGTGACCGCAAAGTGACGTCCTGGCCAAGCCTGAAGACCGACCTGCAGAATGCAGGAGCGAACTGGGTTGACGAGGAGGTAGTGTGCGACGAAGGTCTCGTCACCAGCCGCTGCCCTGACGACCTGGAAGCATTCTGCTGCAAAGCGGTCGAAGAATTTGCCGAAGGCAAGCACGCCGAACAGGTAGCGTAG
- a CDS encoding glycosyl hydrolase, which yields MFSESTWSRKTIGDVDVVYHEGLYHLFHLVLPNHDFIAHAISDNGLNWRRIDNALFIDDPGSWDDLMLWTMHVTPDPHQAGHWRMFYTGLSRRDQGLKQRIGMATSSDLYRWKKSPVHWVDGRGKTDPERIKRAREKLPNGKASRTRSPVDMKSCFPVSPDDEFYEADVEGERRWISFRDPFYFHEGDRGWLLAAARTKDGPLVRRGCVASMEEVEPNHFEAQPPLFAPQLYDDIEVPNLLKIEEDYYLIGSLREDAKIRYWHTSDIKKPWKNYHDNVLLAKGNYAGRVCRDDNGILLWNFFTRSLDDRTVNNLMPPPKRLVRRSNGQLQVRSFEAFDDRVVGELETQCIRTLKQSRQQDHCRTDDGSIRLTSEAGFQAFAFDQPIDSFSMQARLTLSGAGKCGLLFRVDEASHDGYYISLDLAKGIAQIRSWGTGPPGSGEHMLEFDSLQAGFWHTENCREIDIRLISFGSYHELSIGDGVVLSLADAKFTKGLLGIYVETADLLVHDLKVERLEPPTQTDEHLTTG from the coding sequence ATGTTTTCAGAATCGACGTGGAGTCGCAAGACCATCGGCGATGTCGATGTTGTGTATCACGAAGGTCTTTACCACCTTTTTCATTTGGTCCTGCCAAACCATGACTTTATCGCTCATGCCATCAGCGATAACGGGCTGAACTGGAGACGAATTGATAACGCGCTGTTTATTGATGATCCGGGTAGCTGGGACGACCTGATGCTATGGACGATGCACGTGACGCCTGATCCTCATCAAGCCGGACACTGGCGAATGTTCTACACCGGTCTTTCACGCCGAGACCAAGGCCTAAAACAGCGGATTGGTATGGCGACCAGCAGCGACCTTTACCGTTGGAAGAAGTCGCCCGTTCATTGGGTCGACGGGCGAGGAAAAACAGATCCGGAACGCATCAAGCGGGCTCGCGAAAAACTGCCAAACGGCAAGGCCAGTCGCACGCGATCACCCGTCGACATGAAAAGCTGCTTTCCGGTTTCACCTGATGACGAATTTTACGAAGCGGACGTGGAAGGCGAACGCCGCTGGATCAGCTTCCGTGACCCATTCTACTTTCACGAAGGCGATCGCGGTTGGCTACTGGCGGCGGCAAGAACCAAGGACGGCCCTTTGGTGCGGCGCGGCTGCGTTGCGTCGATGGAAGAAGTGGAACCAAATCACTTTGAAGCCCAGCCACCTTTGTTTGCGCCGCAGTTGTACGACGACATCGAGGTGCCGAATTTATTGAAGATCGAGGAGGACTACTACTTGATTGGCAGCTTGCGTGAAGATGCCAAAATTCGCTACTGGCACACAAGTGATATTAAGAAGCCGTGGAAAAACTATCACGACAATGTGCTATTGGCAAAAGGCAACTATGCAGGTCGAGTGTGCCGAGACGACAACGGAATCCTGCTGTGGAATTTTTTTACGCGGTCGCTGGATGATCGCACCGTAAATAATCTTATGCCGCCGCCGAAGCGATTGGTGCGGCGGAGTAACGGTCAACTACAGGTCAGGTCGTTTGAAGCGTTTGACGACCGTGTCGTGGGTGAACTGGAGACTCAATGTATTCGGACACTTAAGCAATCTCGCCAGCAGGACCATTGCCGCACGGACGATGGGTCAATACGTCTGACCAGCGAAGCCGGCTTCCAGGCGTTTGCGTTCGATCAACCAATCGACAGTTTCAGCATGCAGGCGCGACTGACTCTCTCTGGCGCGGGGAAGTGCGGATTGCTGTTCCGAGTCGACGAGGCTTCGCATGATGGCTACTACATTTCTCTGGACCTGGCCAAGGGGATTGCTCAGATTCGTTCGTGGGGCACCGGCCCGCCAGGCTCGGGTGAACACATGCTGGAGTTCGATTCTCTGCAGGCAGGTTTCTGGCACACTGAAAATTGCCGGGAGATTGACATTCGATTGATATCGTTCGGCAGCTACCACGAATTGTCGATCGGTGACGGCGTTGTGCTGTCGCTGGCCGACGCAAAATTCACCAAGGGGCTGCTCGGCATCTACGTGGAAACAGCAGACCTGCTCGTTCACGATCTGAAAGTGGAACGCCTGGAACCGCCAACTCAAACAGACGAACACCTGACGACAGGCTAA
- a CDS encoding DedA family protein, translating to MDELIKNFLEDFGAVGIAILMLVENIFPPLPSEVVMPWAGYAVSQGRISAVAAVLAGSVGSFAGAMFWYFVGKRIGKDRLLRWVKGHGAWLTLTTGDIERTDDWFDRWGGWAVLFCRMVPGIRTFISVPAGFAEMEITRFSICTAIGTVLWTALLTGAGWWLADQHGSLAKPLSWVSWIVIGGLFLSWLWRLLRQQRSVAQN from the coding sequence ATGGATGAACTCATCAAAAACTTTCTGGAAGACTTCGGTGCCGTCGGTATTGCCATACTGATGCTGGTGGAGAATATTTTTCCGCCGCTGCCGTCCGAAGTGGTCATGCCGTGGGCTGGGTATGCGGTTAGCCAAGGACGCATCTCTGCCGTCGCCGCAGTGTTGGCGGGCAGTGTGGGTTCATTCGCCGGAGCCATGTTCTGGTACTTTGTGGGAAAGCGAATCGGAAAAGACAGACTATTGCGATGGGTGAAAGGTCATGGTGCATGGCTGACACTGACCACCGGCGACATCGAACGCACAGATGACTGGTTCGATCGCTGGGGCGGATGGGCCGTGCTGTTTTGCCGGATGGTCCCTGGAATTCGAACATTCATCAGCGTGCCAGCGGGCTTCGCAGAAATGGAAATCACTCGCTTCAGTATCTGCACGGCCATCGGGACCGTTCTATGGACGGCGCTGCTTACAGGTGCCGGCTGGTGGCTGGCCGATCAACATGGCAGCCTTGCCAAACCGCTTAGCTGGGTCAGCTGGATTGTGATCGGAGGCCTGTTCCTGAGCTGGCTGTGGCGACTGCTACGCCAACAGCGCAGCGTGGCTCAAAATTGA
- a CDS encoding SDR family oxidoreductase has product MQISLNGKVAWVTGGSSGVGKAIALEAARCGAKVAITALKQDKLNSVVDEIQQLGTEAMATVADVSQPDQVRDSVEAIINRFGRIDCVYANAGTNGKWAPLEDIGPDEWAQTIAVNLTGTYHTVHFALAHLRKAGGGSIVITSSVNGTRMFSNEGASAYASSKAGQLALGQMLALELAPSKIRVNVICPGAITSHIHERTEKENLDDIETPVIFPDGKIPLTSGKMGEAQQVANLAVFLASDSASHITGTPVWIDGAQSLLQG; this is encoded by the coding sequence ATGCAGATTTCATTAAACGGTAAAGTTGCCTGGGTGACCGGTGGTAGTTCTGGTGTTGGAAAGGCCATCGCCTTGGAAGCAGCTCGCTGTGGGGCGAAAGTAGCGATCACAGCGTTGAAGCAGGACAAGCTGAACTCGGTTGTAGACGAAATCCAGCAGCTTGGCACAGAAGCGATGGCGACGGTCGCTGACGTCAGTCAACCGGACCAGGTCAGGGACTCCGTCGAAGCGATCATTAACCGCTTCGGACGCATTGACTGTGTTTACGCTAACGCAGGGACAAACGGCAAGTGGGCTCCGCTGGAAGACATCGGTCCAGATGAATGGGCTCAAACCATCGCCGTGAACCTGACTGGCACGTACCACACCGTTCACTTTGCGTTGGCGCATCTACGCAAGGCGGGCGGCGGCAGCATTGTGATTACATCGTCAGTCAACGGGACCCGCATGTTCAGCAATGAGGGCGCGTCCGCATACGCATCAAGCAAAGCAGGGCAACTGGCGCTGGGACAAATGTTGGCTCTGGAACTGGCCCCTTCCAAAATCCGCGTCAACGTGATCTGTCCTGGGGCCATCACCAGCCACATCCACGAAAGGACCGAGAAAGAAAATCTGGACGATATTGAAACGCCCGTAATCTTCCCCGACGGAAAGATTCCTCTGACGTCCGGAAAGATGGGAGAAGCTCAACAGGTCGCAAACCTCGCCGTCTTCCTCGCCAGCGACAGTGCGTCGCACATCACGGGGACACCTGTCTGGATCGATGGAGCTCAGTCTTTGCTGCAGGGCTAA
- a CDS encoding class I SAM-dependent methyltransferase — MSDTTAYPNLLTRLWRYVVLFVRCPDDIASLAPSSAFLTRKLAGLPCVQNAKHIVELGPGDGGVTRDLLEAMSPQARLLAIELLPDLVEVLQSINDDRLIVEHADACELASLVETHHLKPVDVVVSGIPFSILDREPATQIIEAIYDSLTPGGTFVAYQVRDEINGLALKRFGEPEITWVPWNLPPVRLFQWTKPG; from the coding sequence GTGTCAGACACAACCGCTTATCCCAATCTACTCACTCGTTTATGGCGGTATGTTGTCTTGTTTGTTCGTTGCCCGGACGATATCGCGTCGCTGGCCCCCAGTTCGGCATTCCTAACGCGGAAACTCGCGGGACTTCCATGCGTTCAAAACGCAAAGCACATTGTGGAACTCGGCCCCGGCGACGGTGGCGTCACGCGCGACTTACTTGAGGCCATGTCGCCTCAGGCCAGACTGCTGGCGATTGAGCTGCTGCCTGATCTTGTCGAGGTGCTGCAATCCATCAATGACGACCGCCTGATTGTCGAACACGCCGACGCGTGTGAGCTGGCATCTCTTGTTGAGACGCATCATTTGAAGCCAGTCGACGTCGTTGTCTCCGGCATTCCCTTTTCGATTCTTGACCGCGAACCAGCCACGCAGATCATCGAAGCAATTTATGACTCGCTGACACCTGGTGGAACATTCGTCGCTTATCAGGTGCGAGACGAAATCAATGGGCTCGCATTAAAACGCTTTGGCGAACCGGAAATTACGTGGGTTCCGTGGAACCTGCCGCCGGTGAGACTGTTTCAGTGGACGAAGCCGGGGTGA